Part of the Pseudodesulfovibrio mercurii genome is shown below.
CCGGCCACGGCGGACAGCGGGGCCATGGACCGGCCGGACAGGATGTTGCAGGCGATGAGCCCGCCCACGGTCAGTTCGCCCTTGGAGATGAGGTACACGCCGGTGATGACCACGGCCACGGAGACCATCTGGGTGACGAAGACCGAGAAGGTGATGGACACGTTGGCCATGGTCTTGGCGTGGCTGTTGGAGTGGGCGGACAGGCCGACCACGTTCTCCCAGCGGGCCTGGATGCGGCCCTCGGCCATGGAGGTCTTGATGGTCTCGAGCCCCTGGACGATCTCGAACAGGAGCGCGTACTTCTGGGTGGATTCCTTGTAGTGGTTCTCGATGATCCGCTGGAAGGGAATCTGCATGAACACGCCCACCAGGATGACCAGGGGCACGGCCACGAATATGGGATAGGCGATGGGTCCGCCGATGAAGTAGATGACGCAGATGAACAGGACCAGGAACGGCAGGTCGATGAGCGCCACCAGGGAGGACGAACCGAAGAACTCGCGCAGGGACTCGAACTCGCGGATGTTGTTGGCCACCGCGCCCGCCGACTCCGGCATGTAGTCGAGCCGGGCGGACATGAGGTGGTTCATGATCTTGGAGCCGATGAGCACGTCGGCGTTGCGCCCGGCCACGTCCACGAAATAGGAGCGCAGGTTCTTGAGCAGGAAGTCGAACAGGTAGGCGATGGCGATGCCGATGGCCAGGGCCCAGAGGGTGTCGGTGGCGTTGTTGGGGATGACCCGGTCGTACACGTTCATGACGAAAAGCGGCGAGGCGATGATGATGATGTTGGTCATGATCGAGGCGCCGATGACGTGCTTGTAGATGGGCCAGAACTTGGCGATGACGCCCCAGAACCAGCGCTTGGTCTTGAGCAGCCGGAGCTCGCTGGCCCGCTTGTCCAGCTTGGACTTGCGGTGACAGAAGATGGCGTACCCGGTGTACTCCTCCTCGAGCTTGGACAGCGGCATCTCGGTCTCGTCCATGCCGTGGCCCGGCACGATGACCCGGGCCGTGCTGCCGGTGGTGTCCAGAAGCACGCAGGCGTTGCCCCCGCGCAGGAGCAGGATGCACGGCATGACCAGCCGGGTGATGGACCGCAGCTTCTCGCGGTACACGGTCTTGGCGGTGATGCCGATGCGCTCGGCCGAACGGACGATGGCCGCGGCGGTGATGACCCCCTCCTGCTGGGGGATGCCCGCCTTGAGGGTGGCCGAGGAGACCGGCTTGCCGAGCAGACGGCTGATGATGGACAGGCAGATGACCAGGGGCGGCTGAAAATCGATGTCCTTGGGGGTCAACCGCTCGTCGGTCTCCACCCGGGCGGGCCGCTCCATGCCCGGCAACGGCGGCATGCCCGGCGGCATCTGCCCCTTGACCGGCTGGCCCGGCTGCGGCCGACCAGCCTGCGGAGCGCCCGGTTGCGCCTTGCCGGACGCGGCATCCCCTTCCGGGACGGGCGCGGACGCCGGTGCGGCCTGGGTCGCGGACGCGGCGGCCGACTGGGGTGCGGCCCCAGGTACGGCCTGAGACGCCGACTGAGGCGCGGGTCCGGCCGGTTTGGCCGTGCCGCCCGGCATGGGGCCGGTGTCCATGCGCGTGGTCCCGGCAACGGGCTTGCCGTCGTCGCCCCTGACGGGGACGGGACGGGACGCGCCGGGGGCGGGCCTGGGCCCGGTCTGATCGGGCGAGGCTTCGGACCCGGTCCTGCGGTCCGGGGCGGGCTTCGGGGCTGCTGGTGACGCTTTCTTCTCGGGTGGCATACGGTTCACTTGGCTGAGGATTGCCTGTGCGCGGACCGCGAAAACGGGTCCGCCGTCCAATACTTACAGTAGTAGTGTCACAATCTTTCCCGTGAGGCCTGTTTTGTCAAGCCTCAAATAGATCATTCCTTAGCGATCCCGCACGGTTCATCAATGCGTGCGGGGGAAATACCGGTCGGTGTCCGCGTCCTCAGGCGGAGACCGAAACCCCGATCTTGCCCAGGGCACGGCCCGACTCCCAGTAGCGGTGGGCCGAGGCGATGTCGCGGAAGTCGAAGCGGCGCTCGTCCAGAAGCACGGCCAGCTCGTCCGCGTCGGTGAGCGCGGCCACCTGGTCGAGGATCTCGCCGATCCGTTCGCGCCCCCTGCCGGTGATCAGCGGCAGGAGCATGAAGACCACGTGCAGGGACAGGCTCTTGGCGTGCAGCGGGCCGAGATCGTGGGAGGAGCGGGTGTTGGTGGAGACCACCCGGCCGCCCATGCGGGCCGCCTTGAAGGAGGCGTCCAGGACGGGGCCGCCCACGGTGTCGAAGACCGCGTCGAACCCCCGGCCCGCCGTGTGTTCGTCCACGTAGTCGTCCACGCTCGCGGTCGTGTAGTCGATGGGCGTGCCGCCCAGGGCCTCGACCACGGAGGCCTTGTCCGGTGAGGAGACCGTGGCGAAGACCTCGGCCCCGGCGTGGACCCCGAGCTGCACGGCCAGGTGCCCCACGCCCCCGGCCCCGCCCTGGACCAGGAGCCGTTCGCCCGTCTTGAGCCCGGCCTTGTCGAACAGGGCCAGCCAGGCGGTCACGGCCACCAGGGGCATGGCCCCGGCGTCGGTCAGGTCCATGCACCGGGGTGCGCGGGCCAGCAGGCGCTCGTCCCCGACCATGAACTCGGCCAGAGCGCCGGGCAATCCCCGGACACCGCCGGGGCAGCCGAACACGCGGTCGCCCAGGGCCAGACGGGTCACGCCGGGCCCCACACCCTCCACGGTGCCGGACACGTCCATGCCCAGCACGGCGGGCAGGTCGGGCGAGAAGGCCAGGGCCGAGCCCATGGTGGCGATCTTGTTGTCGATGGGGTTGAGGCTCGACCCGGCCACCCGGACCAGGACCTGGCCCGGACCGGGTTCGGGCACGGCTATGTCGGACTCGGCAAAGGCGTATTCCCTGCCGTATTCTTCAATCAGCATGGCTTTCATGGATGCTTCCTCCACTTTTTCCATCCTACCCGCATCGCGGCGGGCTGTACAGGGGAGGCGAGGCGGCAACCCGCGCGAAAAGGAGTGGACCAACGCGCGCGCCTGGGTCATCATCTCCGGATGGCACGCACACAACACGCACAAACCCTCCGCCAGCCCCCGGTCCTGCCCATGTCCCGCGAGGAGATGGACGCCCTGGGCTGGGAGGAACTGGACATTCTCCTGGTCTCGGGCGACGCCTACGTGGACCACCCCTCCTTCGGCGCCCCCCTGCTCGGGCGCTGGCTGGTCCGCCACGGCTTCCGCACGGGCATCTGCGCCCAGCCCGCCTGGGACCGGCCCGACGACCTCCTGCGCATGGGCCGCCCGAGGCTCTTCGCGGGCGTCACCGCCGGGTCCCTGGACTCCATGCTGGCCCACTACACGGCCTTCCGCAAGAAGCGGTCCGACGACGCCTACACCCCCGGCGGCCAGGCGGGCGCGCGGCCCAACCGGGCGTGCATCGCCTACACCAACGCGGTGCAGCGGGCCTTCCCCGGCCTGCCCGTGATCCTGGGCGGCATCGAGGCCTCGCTCCGGCGCGTGTCCCACTACGATTTCTGGTCCGACTCGGTGCGCAAGTCCGTGCTGCTCGATTCCAAGGCCACGGCTATCGCCTACGGCATGGCCGAAGACTCCATCGCCATTGTGGCGAAGACCATCGCGACCATCCTGGACGAGGTCGGCGAGGTGGACCTGCGCGCCCTCAGGCCCCAGCTGGTCGGGCTGCCGGGCCTGGCCGTGGCCGGGACCCGCGACGACATCCCGGAGGACGCCGAGGTCCTGGAGCTGCCCTCTCACGAGGCGATCCTGGCAGACCCCAAGGCGCTCATCGAGGCCACCCGGCTCATGGAGAAGCAGGTCCACCAGAACAAGGCCATGGCCGTGCAGGAGACCGACGGACGGCTGGTCCTGGTCTCCCCGCCCGGCCCCCTGCTCGACACGGCAGGCCTGGACGAACTGGCCGGGCTGCCCTTCACCCGGCTGCCCCACCCGTCCTACCGCCAGCGCATCCCGGCGGCGGAAATGATCCGGACGAGCGTGACCACCCACCGGGGCTGCTCGGGCGGCTGCTCCTTCTGCACCCTGGCCCTGCACCAGGGGCGGACCATCCGCTCGCGGAGCAAGGCGTCCATCCTGAAGGAGGTCCGGGCCATCACCGAGGTCAAAGGATGGACCGGGTCCATCTCGGACGTGGGCGGCCCCAGCGCGAACATGTGGGGTGCACACTGCGCCTCGGACCAGTCCGCCTGCGAGCGGGCCAGTTGCCTGACCCCGCGCATCTGCAAGCACTACCGCGTGGCCCAGCGGGACTTCGTCTCCCTGCTCCGGTCCGTGGCCGACGTGAACTCCGTGGAGCACGTGCGCGTGGCCTCGGGCTGGCGCATCGACCTGGCCGTGACCGACATGCAGGCCCTGACGACCATGATCCGCGAATTTGTGGGCGGCCAGGCCAAGGTCGCGCCCGAGCACCAGGTGGACCACGTCCTCAAGCTCATGCGCAAGCCCGGCTTCGAGACCTTCGAGACCTTCCTGGACCTGTTCGACAAGGAATCGAAAAAGGCGGGCAAGAAGCAGTACGTCATCCCCTACCTCATGTCCGCCTTCCCCGGCTGCACCGAGGAGGACATGCGCAGCCTGCGCCACTGGCTCGATGCGCGCGGCTGGAAGCCCGAGCAGGTCCAGTGCTTCATCCCCCTGCCCGGCACGGCCGCCGCGGCCATGTTCCACGCCGAGTGCGACATGCAGGGCAACCCCATCCACGTGGCCAAGACCGACGCGGAACGGCTGCGCCAGCACGCCA
Proteins encoded:
- a CDS encoding type I secretion system permease/ATPase, with translation MPPGMPPLPGMERPARVETDERLTPKDIDFQPPLVICLSIISRLLGKPVSSATLKAGIPQQEGVITAAAIVRSAERIGITAKTVYREKLRSITRLVMPCILLLRGGNACVLLDTTGSTARVIVPGHGMDETEMPLSKLEEEYTGYAIFCHRKSKLDKRASELRLLKTKRWFWGVIAKFWPIYKHVIGASIMTNIIIIASPLFVMNVYDRVIPNNATDTLWALAIGIAIAYLFDFLLKNLRSYFVDVAGRNADVLIGSKIMNHLMSARLDYMPESAGAVANNIREFESLREFFGSSSLVALIDLPFLVLFICVIYFIGGPIAYPIFVAVPLVILVGVFMQIPFQRIIENHYKESTQKYALLFEIVQGLETIKTSMAEGRIQARWENVVGLSAHSNSHAKTMANVSITFSVFVTQMVSVAVVITGVYLISKGELTVGGLIACNILSGRSMAPLSAVAGLLSRFQQSRMALNALDMLMEMPSERPDDKEAFHYGVIEPSVTLTDVSFSYPGTDKAVLHDINLKLKPGEKVGIVGRTGAGKTTLGKLCVGLYQPVKGSVQVGDIDLRQMDVADLRRKVGYISQDSLLFYGTLKDNIAFGLPEADDQSINAAAEIAGVNDFVRDHPAGFGLMVGERGTSLSGGQRQAVTIARAILPDPEILIMDEPSSNMDNQSEFRLKERLRKYIEDKTLIVITHRHSMLDLVDRLVIMDRGRIVVDGPKKAVLDGLRTGQIKVSL
- a CDS encoding zinc-dependent alcohol dehydrogenase family protein, yielding MKAMLIEEYGREYAFAESDIAVPEPGPGQVLVRVAGSSLNPIDNKIATMGSALAFSPDLPAVLGMDVSGTVEGVGPGVTRLALGDRVFGCPGGVRGLPGALAEFMVGDERLLARAPRCMDLTDAGAMPLVAVTAWLALFDKAGLKTGERLLVQGGAGGVGHLAVQLGVHAGAEVFATVSSPDKASVVEALGGTPIDYTTASVDDYVDEHTAGRGFDAVFDTVGGPVLDASFKAARMGGRVVSTNTRSSHDLGPLHAKSLSLHVVFMLLPLITGRGRERIGEILDQVAALTDADELAVLLDERRFDFRDIASAHRYWESGRALGKIGVSVSA
- a CDS encoding YgiQ family radical SAM protein translates to MARTQHAQTLRQPPVLPMSREEMDALGWEELDILLVSGDAYVDHPSFGAPLLGRWLVRHGFRTGICAQPAWDRPDDLLRMGRPRLFAGVTAGSLDSMLAHYTAFRKKRSDDAYTPGGQAGARPNRACIAYTNAVQRAFPGLPVILGGIEASLRRVSHYDFWSDSVRKSVLLDSKATAIAYGMAEDSIAIVAKTIATILDEVGEVDLRALRPQLVGLPGLAVAGTRDDIPEDAEVLELPSHEAILADPKALIEATRLMEKQVHQNKAMAVQETDGRLVLVSPPGPLLDTAGLDELAGLPFTRLPHPSYRQRIPAAEMIRTSVTTHRGCSGGCSFCTLALHQGRTIRSRSKASILKEVRAITEVKGWTGSISDVGGPSANMWGAHCASDQSACERASCLTPRICKHYRVAQRDFVSLLRSVADVNSVEHVRVASGWRIDLAVTDMQALTTMIREFVGGQAKVAPEHQVDHVLKLMRKPGFETFETFLDLFDKESKKAGKKQYVIPYLMSAFPGCTEEDMRSLRHWLDARGWKPEQVQCFIPLPGTAAAAMFHAECDMQGNPIHVAKTDAERLRQHAILMPDTGRPPGNAPHRDRGRGRSRKHPRK